The Nocardioides pantholopis genome window below encodes:
- a CDS encoding ABC transporter ATP-binding protein — MSAPAAPAAPALAVRGLTAGYGPITALHDVSFTAARGRITAVLGANGAGKTTLLRTLSGLHRARSGSVELHGRPVSTVPAEAMAGLGMAHVPEGRGVITELSVEENLRLGALGRGGRVRAGDLDRAYELFPVLADRRAATAGTLSGGERQMLVLARALMARPALLLLDEPSLGLAPRIVAQIFALVRDLVRDEGLSVLLVEQNARSALSVADRGVVLDLGRVVADEDAHVLAGDDQLRHAYLGF, encoded by the coding sequence GTGAGCGCCCCGGCAGCCCCGGCAGCCCCGGCCCTGGCGGTCCGGGGACTGACAGCGGGCTACGGGCCGATCACCGCCCTGCACGACGTCTCGTTCACGGCCGCCCGCGGGCGGATCACCGCCGTCCTCGGGGCGAACGGCGCCGGGAAGACCACGCTGCTGCGCACCCTGTCCGGCCTGCACCGGGCCCGGTCCGGGAGCGTCGAGCTGCACGGCCGGCCGGTCTCGACAGTGCCGGCCGAGGCGATGGCCGGGCTCGGCATGGCCCACGTCCCCGAGGGGCGCGGGGTGATCACCGAGCTCAGCGTCGAGGAGAACCTGCGCCTGGGTGCCCTGGGGCGCGGCGGCCGGGTCCGGGCCGGCGACCTGGACCGCGCCTACGAGCTGTTCCCGGTGCTGGCCGACCGCCGAGCGGCGACCGCCGGCACGCTGTCCGGCGGCGAGCGGCAGATGCTCGTCCTGGCCCGGGCCCTGATGGCGCGCCCCGCGCTGCTGCTGCTCGACGAGCCCTCGCTCGGGCTGGCGCCCCGCATCGTCGCCCAGATCTTCGCGCTGGTGCGCGACCTGGTCCGCGACGAGGGGCTCAGCGTGCTGCTGGTCGAGCAGAACGCCCGCAGCGCCCTCTCGGTCGCCGACCGGGGGGTCGTCCTCGACCTCGGGCGGGTCGTGGCCGACGAGGACGCCCACGTGCTGGCCGGCGACGACCAGCTCCGCCACGCCTACCTCGGGTTCTAG
- a CDS encoding branched-chain amino acid ABC transporter permease — MRTLTRAWPDSTLARHLLLAVLGLVAVLLVLQGVSDFRRFQLAEMAYLGIAAGGLTVLTGLNGQVSLGHGALMAVGAYTAALLLPDRDASVPLPLVLLAAAAVALAVGAIVGVAAARLHGPYLAGATLALAVAVPGIALYFKDTLGGEQGLRVVLPEPPTWVLDAAYFVTGQDLTTSGYVALVGWLVLIVTYVLLANLSRSRVGRRWRAVRDDEVAAQLAGIDLGRARVSAFVVSAAAAGVAGAVLALSVRLAAPSSFTLTLSLTLLAAVVLGGLGSLTGALLGAALLTFLPQVATGLGTDAGLSDIQAAELAPLVYGLVMVGVVLVAPAGLAGSLRLLAVRRRTRGALSTTSKGTAR, encoded by the coding sequence ATGCGCACGCTCACCCGGGCCTGGCCCGACTCCACCCTCGCCCGGCACCTCCTGCTGGCAGTGCTCGGGCTGGTCGCGGTGCTGCTGGTGCTCCAGGGGGTCAGCGACTTCCGCCGCTTCCAGCTCGCCGAGATGGCCTACCTCGGCATCGCGGCCGGCGGCCTGACCGTGCTCACCGGCCTCAACGGCCAGGTCTCGCTGGGCCACGGCGCGCTGATGGCCGTCGGCGCCTACACGGCCGCGCTGCTGCTCCCCGACCGCGACGCCTCCGTCCCGCTCCCGCTGGTGCTGCTCGCCGCCGCCGCTGTCGCCCTGGCGGTGGGCGCGATCGTCGGCGTCGCCGCCGCCCGGCTGCACGGCCCCTACCTCGCCGGCGCCACCCTCGCCCTCGCGGTCGCCGTCCCCGGCATCGCGCTGTACTTCAAGGACACCCTGGGCGGCGAGCAGGGGCTGCGCGTGGTGCTGCCCGAGCCCCCCACGTGGGTGCTCGACGCGGCGTACTTCGTCACCGGGCAGGACCTCACCACCAGCGGCTACGTCGCGCTCGTCGGCTGGCTGGTGCTCATCGTCACCTATGTGCTCCTCGCGAACCTCTCGCGCAGCCGGGTCGGCCGGCGCTGGCGGGCCGTGCGCGACGACGAGGTCGCCGCGCAGCTGGCCGGGATCGACCTGGGACGGGCCCGGGTCTCCGCGTTCGTGGTCAGTGCCGCCGCGGCCGGGGTCGCCGGCGCGGTGCTCGCGCTCAGCGTGCGGCTCGCGGCCCCCAGCAGCTTCACGCTGACCCTCAGCCTCACCCTCCTCGCCGCGGTGGTCCTCGGCGGCCTCGGCAGCCTCACCGGAGCGCTGCTCGGTGCCGCGCTGCTGACCTTCCTGCCGCAGGTCGCCACCGGCCTCGGCACCGACGCTGGCCTGAGCGACATCCAGGCCGCAGAGCTGGCCCCGCTGGTCTACGGGCTGGTGATGGTCGGGGTGGTGCTCGTGGCACCCGCCGGCCTCGCCGGCAGCCTGCGCCTGCTCGCCGTACGCCGCCGCACGCGCGGGGCGCTCTCCACCACCTCGAAGGGAACAGCCAGATGA
- a CDS encoding PfkB family carbohydrate kinase — protein sequence MSGTERDVLVVGESLVDVVDRGGEVVEHAGGSAANTAVALARLGRPVRLATALADDRYGGLVARYLGRDAVALACDPEVVERTAVARATIGADGAASYEFDLEWRVGPVPDEPLPLAVHACSIGAVLPPGADEVVALLARLRGRATVSYDINARPAVTGEGERLRAAVERVVAQADLVKASDEDLAVVRPGLDVGAAARSLLALGPAVVVVTRGAEGATWYDAHGEVTVAAAPVQVVDTIAAGDTFSAALLDGLWERGLLGGAGRVRLRDLGEPDRTALLAHAGAAAALAVTRPGADPPYRAELERSA from the coding sequence ATGAGCGGGACCGAGCGGGACGTGCTGGTGGTGGGGGAGTCGCTGGTCGACGTGGTCGACCGGGGCGGCGAGGTGGTCGAGCACGCCGGGGGGAGCGCGGCGAACACGGCGGTCGCGCTGGCCAGGCTGGGCCGGCCGGTGCGGCTGGCGACCGCGCTGGCCGACGACCGGTACGGCGGCCTGGTGGCGCGCTACCTGGGCCGCGACGCCGTGGCCCTGGCCTGCGACCCCGAGGTCGTCGAGCGCACAGCGGTGGCGCGGGCGACGATCGGCGCGGACGGCGCGGCGTCCTACGAGTTCGACCTGGAGTGGCGGGTGGGTCCGGTGCCGGACGAGCCGCTGCCGCTGGCCGTGCACGCCTGCTCGATCGGCGCCGTGCTGCCCCCCGGGGCCGACGAGGTCGTGGCTCTGCTGGCCCGGCTGCGCGGGCGCGCCACGGTCAGCTACGACATCAACGCCCGCCCGGCCGTCACCGGTGAGGGGGAGCGGCTGCGCGCGGCGGTCGAGCGGGTCGTCGCCCAGGCCGACCTGGTGAAGGCCAGCGACGAGGACCTCGCGGTGGTGCGGCCGGGCCTCGACGTCGGCGCCGCGGCCCGCTCGCTGCTGGCGCTGGGGCCCGCGGTGGTGGTCGTGACCCGCGGCGCCGAGGGCGCCACCTGGTACGACGCGCACGGCGAGGTCACCGTCGCGGCGGCGCCGGTGCAGGTGGTCGACACGATCGCCGCCGGCGACACCTTCAGCGCCGCGCTGCTCGACGGCCTCTGGGAGCGCGGGCTGCTCGGCGGCGCGGGCCGGGTCCGGCTGCGCGACCTCGGCGAGCCGGACCGCACAGCGCTGCTGGCGCATGCAGGCGCCGCGGCCGCGCTCGCGGTCACCCGGCCGGGCGCGGACCCGCCGTACCGGGCGGAGCTGGAGCGGTCCGCCTGA
- a CDS encoding ABC transporter ATP-binding protein yields MSVLEMRDVTVTFGGLTALDGVGLAVAPQQVHGVIGPNGAGKTTLFNVACGFVRPDSGTICHRGTPAERLRPTDLAPLGVARTLQGLGLFDRVTVLENVMVGADRHARTGFLGGLLALPGSHREERALRERALATLDELGVAHVAGLYPPSLPYPVRKRVALARALVAEPELLLLDEPASGLSAGEIDELGTLVRGLTDRMSVLLVEHHMDLVMRVCDQITVLDFGRVIARGRPEQVREDPAVLAAYLGETV; encoded by the coding sequence GTGAGCGTCCTCGAGATGCGCGACGTGACAGTGACCTTCGGCGGGCTCACGGCCCTCGACGGAGTCGGGCTCGCGGTGGCCCCGCAGCAGGTGCACGGCGTGATCGGACCGAACGGCGCCGGGAAGACCACGCTGTTCAACGTCGCGTGCGGCTTCGTGCGCCCCGACAGCGGCACGATCTGCCACCGCGGTACGCCGGCCGAGCGGCTGCGGCCCACCGACCTGGCGCCGCTCGGCGTGGCCCGCACCCTGCAGGGCCTGGGCCTCTTCGACCGGGTCACGGTCCTGGAGAACGTGATGGTCGGCGCCGACCGGCACGCCCGGACCGGCTTCCTCGGCGGGCTGCTGGCACTGCCCGGCTCCCACCGCGAGGAGCGGGCGCTGCGCGAGCGGGCGCTGGCGACCCTCGACGAGCTCGGCGTCGCCCACGTCGCCGGGCTCTACCCGCCCAGCCTCCCCTACCCGGTGCGCAAGCGGGTCGCGCTCGCCCGGGCCCTGGTCGCCGAGCCCGAGCTGCTGCTCCTCGACGAGCCGGCCAGCGGGCTCTCGGCGGGCGAGATAGACGAGCTCGGCACGCTGGTGCGCGGGCTGACCGACCGGATGTCGGTGCTGCTGGTCGAGCACCACATGGACCTGGTCATGCGGGTCTGCGACCAGATCACCGTGCTCGACTTCGGCCGGGTGATCGCCCGGGGCCGGCCCGAGCAGGTCCGCGAGGACCCGGCCGTGCTCGCGGCGTACCTCGGGGAGACGGTGTGA
- a CDS encoding branched-chain amino acid ABC transporter permease: MQQLLNTALVGLTLGMVYAAFALALVLVWRSTRVVNFAQAPMAMVTTFVALVVIEDGASWWVGLAAALLSGLVLGAVLERAVVRPVQGGAEINAVILTLGLFIVLHALAAVVFGNRYRSFPAPFGIRGLEIGDRTIALTATGVFTILAVLVTMALLVALFRLTDLGLRMRASAFNQEVARLLGVRVGRMLTLGWALASLVGSLAGVLIASGSLVHPGFMDSVVVYGFVAAVLGGLDSPVGAVVGGLVLGLSLSFVSGYVGSQLVALAALLILVLVLLVRPGGLFSTTTARRV; the protein is encoded by the coding sequence TTGCAACAGCTCCTCAACACCGCCCTCGTGGGCCTGACGCTCGGGATGGTCTACGCCGCGTTCGCGCTGGCGCTGGTCCTGGTCTGGCGCTCGACCCGCGTGGTGAACTTCGCCCAGGCGCCGATGGCGATGGTGACCACGTTCGTGGCCCTCGTCGTGATCGAGGACGGAGCGTCCTGGTGGGTCGGCCTGGCCGCGGCCCTGCTCTCCGGGCTGGTGCTCGGCGCGGTCCTGGAGCGCGCGGTGGTGCGGCCGGTGCAGGGTGGCGCCGAGATCAATGCCGTGATCCTCACCCTGGGGCTGTTCATCGTGCTGCACGCCCTGGCCGCGGTGGTCTTCGGCAACCGCTACCGGTCCTTCCCGGCGCCGTTCGGGATCCGCGGGCTCGAGATCGGCGACCGCACGATCGCGCTCACGGCCACCGGGGTCTTCACGATCCTCGCCGTGCTCGTCACGATGGCCCTGCTCGTGGCCCTGTTCCGGCTCACCGACCTGGGGCTGCGGATGCGCGCCTCGGCGTTCAACCAGGAGGTGGCCCGGCTGCTGGGCGTCCGGGTCGGCCGGATGCTGACCCTGGGCTGGGCGCTCGCCTCGCTGGTGGGGTCCCTGGCCGGCGTCCTGATCGCGAGCGGCAGCCTGGTGCACCCCGGCTTCATGGACAGCGTCGTGGTCTACGGGTTCGTCGCCGCCGTGCTGGGCGGCCTCGACAGCCCGGTCGGCGCCGTCGTGGGCGGCCTGGTGCTCGGCCTCTCGCTCAGCTTCGTCAGCGGGTACGTCGGGTCGCAGCTGGTCGCGCTGGCGGCCCTGCTGATCCTGGTGCTGGTGCTGCTGGTGCGGCCCGGCGGGCTCTTCTCCACGACGACGGCGAGGCGGGTCTGA
- a CDS encoding GntR family transcriptional regulator encodes MQVSPPDPDDATPPFEQLRAQIASRAASGDLPAGTKLPTVRGLATELGLAANTVARAYKELEADGVVVTEGRRGTFVASSSGAGTPAAEAAAREYAAAARRLGLTREDAQRLLDRAW; translated from the coding sequence ATGCAGGTCTCCCCGCCCGACCCGGACGACGCCACCCCGCCCTTCGAGCAGCTGCGCGCGCAGATCGCCTCCCGGGCCGCCTCGGGCGACCTGCCCGCCGGCACCAAGCTGCCCACGGTGCGCGGGCTCGCCACCGAGCTCGGCCTGGCGGCCAACACCGTGGCGCGGGCCTACAAGGAGCTCGAGGCCGACGGCGTCGTGGTCACCGAGGGCCGCCGGGGCACCTTCGTGGCCTCCTCCTCCGGCGCCGGTACGCCGGCCGCCGAGGCCGCCGCCCGGGAGTACGCCGCCGCGGCGCGGCGCCTGGGGCTGACCCGCGAGGACGCCCAGCGGCTGCTGGACCGCGCCTGGTGA
- a CDS encoding alpha/beta hydrolase, producing the protein MTSLDPRLDPEIAALLAFLDSTGSPPMHAGTAEQARASFRALTVDLRDPSVLPEVEEVTDITVPGGDGDRPARVYRPGPGALPTVVLFHGGGWVIGDLDTHDLMARTIATICEAVVVSVDYRLAPEHPFPAAVDDALAAARWAAAHLADLGGDERLGLAGDSAGGNLAAVAAQVLRDEGVPVAGQLLVYPATDLVGETASRVENAEGYFLDRDTMLWFAAQYVGHLPPDRLADPRLSPLRGDLAGLAPAVVAVAQFDPLRDEGTAYAEALRAAGVPVRLASYDGLIHGFVDMGRFCRAADDAVNRTCRLFHDLLHP; encoded by the coding sequence GTGACCTCGCTCGATCCCCGTCTCGACCCCGAGATCGCCGCGCTGCTGGCGTTCCTGGACTCCACCGGCAGCCCGCCGATGCATGCCGGGACCGCCGAGCAGGCCCGGGCCTCCTTCCGCGCGCTCACCGTCGACCTGCGCGACCCGAGCGTGCTGCCGGAGGTCGAGGAGGTCACCGACATCACGGTGCCGGGCGGCGACGGCGACCGGCCTGCGCGCGTGTACCGGCCAGGGCCCGGCGCGCTGCCCACCGTCGTGCTCTTCCACGGGGGCGGCTGGGTGATCGGCGACCTGGACACCCACGACCTGATGGCGCGCACCATCGCCACGATCTGCGAGGCGGTCGTGGTCAGCGTGGACTACCGCCTCGCCCCCGAGCACCCGTTCCCCGCCGCGGTCGACGACGCCCTGGCCGCGGCCAGGTGGGCGGCCGCCCACCTCGCCGACCTCGGCGGCGACGAGCGGCTGGGCCTGGCCGGCGACAGCGCCGGCGGCAACCTCGCCGCGGTCGCGGCCCAGGTGCTGCGCGACGAGGGCGTCCCGGTCGCGGGCCAGCTGCTGGTCTACCCCGCCACCGACCTGGTCGGCGAGACGGCCTCGCGCGTCGAGAACGCCGAGGGGTACTTCCTGGACCGCGACACAATGCTGTGGTTCGCCGCCCAGTACGTCGGCCACCTGCCGCCGGACCGGCTCGCCGACCCTCGGCTCTCCCCGCTGCGCGGGGACCTGGCCGGCCTCGCCCCCGCCGTCGTCGCGGTCGCGCAGTTCGACCCGCTGCGCGATGAGGGCACGGCGTACGCCGAGGCGCTGCGGGCCGCGGGCGTGCCGGTCCGGCTCGCGTCCTACGACGGCCTGATCCACGGCTTCGTGGACATGGGCCGCTTCTGCCGCGCCGCCGACGACGCCGTCAACCGGACCTGCCGGCTCTTCCACGACCTCCTCCACCCCTGA
- a CDS encoding PucR family transcriptional regulator has product MRAEPVDEDIALREAWSLLVDSADAIADSITLTLFERDAETYERIGPEFRADVRASTRQHIRRGVRILAGRREAGDAEGESAVELWRDTGRRRARQGVPLELVLNAYTLGARILWEALVTRVRSEAAAGIDDGVLLAAARTVWANLDVQNGVLIDAYRRESARMQRQDLQRQQSVLDALLEGRGADPEFAEEARSALDVGPDDAVACVVVLFDGTDGVDALAPAEDRLDRLRIPARWHVRSGVSYGLLSGDLPDEPGIVELFAASAPGRTGVAASQDGIAGFATAFQLAHRAAETLPRGTRGVVAVSERLPEVLLAGSPQVAPLLVGQTLGPVLALPGGQSRTLLDTLAALLRHDGSPTHAAAELFCHRNTVIYRLKQLEQLTGRSLADPRDKMLLALALMARGRG; this is encoded by the coding sequence ATGCGTGCGGAACCCGTCGACGAGGACATCGCCCTGCGCGAGGCGTGGTCGCTGCTCGTGGACTCCGCCGACGCGATCGCCGACAGCATCACGCTCACGCTCTTCGAGCGCGACGCCGAGACCTACGAGCGGATCGGGCCCGAGTTCCGCGCCGACGTCCGGGCGAGCACCCGCCAGCACATCCGCCGCGGGGTGCGGATCCTGGCCGGCCGCCGGGAGGCCGGGGACGCCGAGGGCGAGTCGGCCGTCGAGCTGTGGCGCGACACCGGCCGTCGGCGGGCTCGGCAGGGGGTGCCGCTGGAGCTGGTGCTCAACGCCTACACGCTCGGCGCCCGGATCCTGTGGGAGGCCCTGGTCACCCGGGTCCGCTCCGAGGCGGCCGCCGGGATCGACGACGGCGTGCTGCTGGCCGCGGCGCGGACCGTGTGGGCCAACCTCGACGTCCAGAACGGCGTGCTGATCGACGCCTACCGGCGTGAGAGCGCCCGGATGCAGCGCCAGGACCTGCAACGCCAGCAGAGTGTGCTGGACGCGCTGCTGGAGGGCCGCGGGGCAGACCCGGAGTTCGCCGAGGAGGCCCGCTCGGCGCTCGACGTCGGCCCCGACGACGCGGTGGCGTGCGTCGTGGTGCTCTTCGACGGGACCGACGGCGTCGACGCGCTGGCGCCGGCCGAGGACCGTCTGGACCGGCTCCGGATCCCGGCGCGCTGGCACGTCCGCTCCGGGGTCTCCTACGGGCTGCTGTCCGGCGACCTCCCCGACGAGCCGGGGATCGTCGAGCTCTTCGCGGCCAGCGCCCCCGGCCGTACCGGCGTCGCGGCCAGCCAGGACGGCATCGCCGGCTTCGCGACCGCCTTCCAGCTGGCGCACCGGGCCGCCGAGACGCTGCCCCGCGGGACGCGCGGGGTGGTGGCCGTCTCGGAGCGGCTCCCGGAGGTGCTGCTCGCCGGCAGCCCGCAGGTCGCGCCGCTGCTGGTCGGCCAGACCCTCGGGCCGGTGCTGGCGCTGCCCGGCGGGCAGTCCCGCACGCTGCTGGACACCCTCGCCGCGCTGCTGCGCCACGACGGCTCGCCGACCCACGCCGCGGCCGAGCTGTTCTGCCACCGCAACACGGTCATCTACCGCCTCAAGCAGCTCGAGCAGCTCACCGGCCGCAGCCTCGCGGACCCGCGGGACAAGATGCTCCTCGCCCTCGCGTTGATGGCGCGGGGACGCGGCTGA
- a CDS encoding DUF2786 domain-containing protein, with translation MLHEDHPILAKVRKLLAKAEDPAATEHEAETYTAKAARLIADYGVDRALLSREDPGSDPVGDLVVEVEAPYASDKADLLSTVALALRCQVIVRTARLGRGKEISLHVFGHRSDLERAEIIWTSLLLQSATGLLRAPVPPGEHVAAFRRSWLAGFRHAVGRRLREAEDGARQDADARARSGAAAGSAGPTASLVLADRSELVRGAVAAAYPQARPARPRSLSGSGAADGWHAGQRADLGARRVGGRRALDG, from the coding sequence ATGCTGCACGAGGACCACCCGATCCTGGCCAAGGTCCGCAAGCTGCTGGCCAAGGCCGAGGACCCGGCTGCGACCGAGCACGAGGCCGAGACCTACACCGCGAAGGCCGCCCGGCTGATCGCGGACTACGGCGTGGACCGGGCGCTGCTCTCCCGCGAGGACCCGGGCTCCGACCCGGTCGGCGACCTCGTGGTCGAGGTCGAGGCGCCGTACGCCAGCGACAAGGCGGACCTGCTCTCCACCGTGGCCCTGGCGCTGCGCTGCCAGGTGATCGTGCGCACCGCCCGTCTCGGCCGGGGCAAGGAGATCTCGCTGCACGTCTTCGGCCACCGCAGCGACCTGGAGCGCGCCGAGATCATCTGGACCAGCCTGCTCCTGCAGTCCGCCACCGGGCTGCTGCGCGCTCCGGTCCCGCCCGGCGAGCACGTCGCGGCGTTCCGGCGCTCCTGGCTGGCGGGGTTCCGCCACGCCGTGGGCAGGCGGCTGCGGGAGGCCGAGGACGGCGCCCGCCAGGACGCCGACGCCCGCGCCCGATCCGGTGCCGCCGCTGGCTCCGCCGGGCCCACCGCCAGCCTGGTCCTCGCCGACCGCAGCGAGCTGGTCCGCGGCGCCGTGGCGGCCGCCTATCCGCAGGCCCGACCGGCCCGCCCGCGCTCGCTGTCCGGGTCCGGCGCCGCGGACGGCTGGCACGCCGGTCAGCGCGCCGACCTCGGCGCCCGCCGGGTGGGCGGCCGCCGGGCCCTGGACGGCTGA
- a CDS encoding class I SAM-dependent methyltransferase — MSTEDEHYFSADPSVAFTRKPVEAEVWGHRLSLVSGSGVFAQGRVDVGTAVLFRETRPPAGGRVLDLGCGYGVIGLAVAVAAETAVVTGVDVNERALLLANENAASLGVADRYTALTPDAVAPDAVFDEIWSNPPIRIGKPALHELLLTWLPRLAPGGRAVMVVGKNLGADSLQRWLGEQGHPTTRLASAKGFRILETRA, encoded by the coding sequence GTGAGCACCGAGGACGAGCACTACTTCAGCGCCGACCCGTCGGTGGCGTTCACGCGCAAGCCGGTCGAGGCGGAGGTGTGGGGGCACCGGCTGTCGCTGGTCAGCGGCTCGGGCGTCTTCGCCCAGGGCCGCGTCGACGTCGGCACCGCCGTGCTGTTCCGGGAGACCCGGCCGCCGGCCGGCGGGCGGGTCCTCGACCTCGGCTGCGGGTACGGCGTGATCGGGCTGGCGGTGGCCGTCGCCGCCGAGACGGCGGTGGTGACCGGCGTGGACGTCAACGAGCGCGCCCTACTCCTGGCCAACGAGAACGCCGCGTCCCTCGGCGTCGCCGACCGCTACACCGCGCTCACGCCGGACGCGGTCGCCCCCGACGCGGTCTTCGACGAGATCTGGTCGAACCCGCCGATCCGGATCGGCAAGCCTGCGCTGCACGAGCTGCTGCTCACCTGGCTGCCCCGGCTCGCGCCCGGCGGTCGCGCGGTGATGGTCGTCGGCAAGAACCTCGGCGCCGACTCCCTCCAGCGCTGGCTCGGTGAGCAGGGCCACCCGACCACCCGCCTCGCCTCGGCCAAGGGCTTCCGGATCCTGGAGACCCGCGCCTGA
- the truA gene encoding tRNA pseudouridine(38-40) synthase TruA, with protein MRIRIDLAYDGTDFHGWAAQPGLRTVQGVLSDALETSLRTEAPQVVCAGRTDTGVHARGQVAHTDVAADVLAASAGRSTDPPLEALLRRLNGILPPDVRVRRIAEVSGAFDARFSALSRRYAYRVADAPAAVDPLHRSHVLVWPRPLDEGVLDAASAPLVGHHDFASFCKQREGATTVRVLEELSWVRRADGVLEATVRADAFCHSQVRAMVGCVLAVGEGRRPVEWAGEVLHARRRDPRVAVAPARGLTLEEVVYPVDDELAARAELTRARRPAVDVTP; from the coding sequence GTGCGCATCCGGATCGACCTCGCCTATGACGGCACCGACTTCCACGGGTGGGCCGCCCAGCCCGGGCTGCGGACCGTCCAGGGCGTCCTGAGCGACGCGCTGGAGACCTCGCTGCGGACCGAGGCGCCGCAGGTCGTGTGCGCGGGCCGCACCGACACCGGCGTACACGCGCGCGGGCAGGTGGCGCACACCGACGTCGCGGCCGACGTGCTGGCGGCCTCGGCCGGCCGGTCGACCGACCCGCCGCTGGAGGCCCTGCTGCGCCGGCTCAACGGGATCCTGCCGCCCGACGTGCGGGTGCGCCGGATCGCCGAGGTCTCGGGCGCCTTCGACGCCCGCTTCTCGGCGCTCTCGCGGCGCTACGCCTACCGGGTGGCCGACGCCCCCGCCGCTGTCGACCCGCTGCACCGCTCGCACGTGCTGGTCTGGCCCCGGCCGCTCGACGAGGGCGTCCTCGACGCCGCGTCGGCGCCGCTGGTGGGCCATCACGACTTCGCCTCGTTCTGCAAGCAGCGGGAGGGCGCGACCACGGTGCGGGTGCTGGAGGAGCTCTCCTGGGTACGGCGGGCCGACGGGGTCCTCGAGGCGACGGTCCGCGCGGACGCGTTCTGCCACAGCCAGGTGCGGGCGATGGTCGGCTGCGTGCTCGCCGTCGGTGAGGGGCGCCGCCCGGTCGAGTGGGCCGGCGAGGTGCTGCACGCCCGTCGGCGCGACCCGAGGGTCGCGGTCGCCCCGGCGCGCGGGCTGACCCTGGAGGAGGTCGTCTACCCGGTCGACGACGAGCTCGCCGCCCGGGCCGAGCTGACCCGGGCCCGGCGCCCGGCCGTGGACGTGACGCCGTGA
- a CDS encoding ABC transporter substrate-binding protein: MKRRTGTRVPLSGKAAVAGLLSTALLLAGCGAGGRDDDDGDGEGGGASDTGVTADTITIGAHFPLTGVAAPGYSEIPTGVQAYFDYVNANGGVHGRKIEYVVKDDGYNPTNTSKVTNELVLQEEIFAMVGGLGTPTHSAVVDFLNDEGVPDLFVSSGSLMWGDDVESRPMTFGWQPDYEIEGKIIGQYVAENMPDAKVGLFLQDDDFGEDAEQGVRRYLDDQIVDVQRYTSGSTDVGPQIAGLQAAKADLVLSFNTPSYTALSQLVALKLGYEPEWFYSNVGSDPGLVGALLSEISEGAVAGGAAALDGVLTTEYIPGVDAPDDPWVQLWQKVWDEHGEKGELTNYRVYGMSHAYAFVQALQEAGEDLTREGLVEALESGSQDLEGPQLAPFRFTEDSHMGISGMQVVELKGGVGEALTPVLVSDIGDAEITEDTSGQAEDAPPESGVPE; encoded by the coding sequence ATGAAACGCAGGACAGGGACCCGGGTCCCCCTCAGCGGGAAGGCGGCGGTCGCCGGCCTCCTCTCCACGGCGCTCCTCCTGGCCGGTTGCGGCGCGGGCGGCCGGGACGACGACGACGGTGACGGCGAGGGCGGCGGGGCATCCGACACCGGCGTCACCGCGGACACCATCACGATCGGGGCGCACTTCCCGCTCACCGGCGTCGCGGCGCCGGGCTACAGCGAGATCCCCACGGGGGTGCAGGCCTACTTCGACTACGTCAACGCCAACGGCGGCGTGCACGGGCGCAAGATCGAGTACGTCGTCAAGGACGACGGCTACAACCCGACGAACACCAGCAAGGTCACCAACGAGCTGGTGCTCCAGGAGGAGATCTTCGCGATGGTCGGCGGGCTCGGCACGCCGACCCACAGCGCGGTGGTGGACTTCCTCAACGACGAGGGCGTCCCCGACCTGTTCGTGTCCTCGGGCTCCCTGATGTGGGGCGACGACGTGGAGAGCCGGCCGATGACGTTCGGCTGGCAGCCCGACTACGAGATCGAGGGCAAGATCATCGGCCAGTACGTCGCGGAGAACATGCCCGACGCCAAGGTCGGGCTCTTCCTCCAGGACGACGACTTCGGCGAGGACGCCGAGCAGGGCGTGCGCCGCTACCTCGACGACCAGATCGTCGACGTGCAGCGCTACACCTCCGGCAGCACCGACGTCGGCCCGCAGATCGCGGGGCTCCAGGCGGCGAAGGCCGACCTGGTGCTGTCGTTCAACACCCCGTCGTACACCGCACTGAGCCAGCTGGTCGCCCTCAAGCTCGGCTACGAGCCGGAGTGGTTCTACTCCAACGTCGGCTCCGACCCGGGACTGGTGGGGGCGCTGCTCTCGGAGATCTCCGAGGGGGCCGTGGCCGGCGGCGCGGCCGCGCTGGACGGCGTACTCACCACGGAGTACATCCCGGGCGTCGACGCCCCGGACGACCCGTGGGTCCAGCTGTGGCAGAAGGTCTGGGACGAGCACGGCGAGAAGGGCGAGCTCACCAACTACCGGGTCTACGGCATGTCCCACGCCTACGCGTTCGTCCAGGCGCTCCAGGAGGCCGGTGAGGACCTGACCCGCGAGGGGCTGGTCGAGGCGCTCGAGAGCGGCAGCCAGGACCTCGAGGGTCCCCAGCTGGCGCCGTTCCGGTTCACCGAGGACAGCCACATGGGCATCTCCGGCATGCAGGTGGTCGAGCTCAAGGGCGGCGTCGGCGAGGCGCTGACGCCGGTCCTGGTCAGCGACATCGGCGACGCCGAGATCACCGAGGACACCTCCGGCCAGGCCGAGGACGCGCCCCCGGAGAGCGGCGTCCCCGAGTAG